The genomic interval TACAAGCTGGGGCTGTGTGCATTTGTTGAAGGAGTGCTTCTATCTAGGGCTGAGGGTGTTTACATATGGTCGGATATGCTGAAGTTGGTAGAAAACGAGGAGAAGTTCTTCGAATATCCGTGGGGCCTTCTTTCATATCAGAAGTTGTTGTCATCCACAGCCAAAAGTATGACTGACCTGAGGAAGAACTACCTTGATAAATCTACTAAGGAtaagaagaaagggaagaagGAGAAAAAAATTACTCAACCAGAGGCGAAGTACAATGTCTACGGATATGCACCGGCGCTACAATACTGGGCCTTTGAGGTGATGCAGGATTTGGGGAAGAAGTACGGGCAGTGCAGAGGGACTAGATTCCCTCGAATGTTGAATTGGAGCACCCCCAACACAGTTACGAAACATGATGTCAAGCAACCTGATGTCGCTACCCTATTCGAGAAAAGGGTATGCCAATCTGACTTTCTTTGTTGTTTTGGTATTTCTTTTGCTAAATTGTGCTTTACAACGATTTTATGCGATTTTaatgcgatttttgtgcgatttaaacatgtttttcATTTGCCTCTGTTTCATTTAGCGAGTTTATGCGATATCaatgcgatttttgtgcgagTTAGACCTATTTCATTTGCAACTGTTTTATTTTGCGAGTTTATGCGATTTTCGTGCGATTATTGTGCGATTTCACTATGCTGAATAGGATTCTGCTATTATTCTGCTATTTTCTGCGATTTTATGCGACGTgtgtgcgatttttgtgcgataattaatatgtatttttttccaGATGGTTGTTCTTCAAATTCTGTATCCTAGGAATTGGGAGGTGGACTATTGGAAGAGCAATTGTGAGGGTGAGGTCCCCACGGTGGAAATGGGGTTGGATGAGGTCGAAGAAACGCAAGTCGGGGCGCAAGATTCGACCGCATTCCagacccaagccgaacgggtgGCGGATTATGTGAAAAAGTCCAAAATTATTCCACCATCCCCACCCAAAGAAGCACCAGACGCCTCCACATCTGCCACCGTGCCCCCAACGCCTGCCACTGTGCCCCCAAGCTCTGCTCCAGCCAATGACTCCAACTACCTCTTGTTGGCTAAGAGGTTGGAGAAGGTAGAAGCGCAACAAGTTGCGATTCGACCGCGTTGCATCGAGATGAAGGCTGACTTCAAGAGAAGTCAGAAAGAGATGAAGAATCTTATCATGGATCAAATTGCGACCGTGATAAGTTTGTTACAGAAGCAGCCTTCGGAGCCGACACAACCATCAGGGCCGGCACAGCAATCAGACCCCACACCATCAGACACGGCCGAGCCATTACAGACGGTACATCCATCACCGCCGacatatgatgatgatgatgatgtctaCCCAGAAGATTGGCAACCTGACGCATGTGACGTTCCTTCTACTCCTGCAAACGCCATTGTCATTTCGCTGGGTGATACTGAATCTCAGGATGTGGAAGAGTTGCAGGGGCCACCAGATGGAGTGGAGTTCTGTAGGCTTAGGCGAAAGCGCAAGCCGGTTTTCTTGAATGACTACACTGCTGGGAAGAAGAAACAACGACATGGGCCCGTGGTAGTAGACACCCTGAAACCGGCGGACGCCCGGCTGTTAAAATTCTTCCAGAAGTGGATCACTTATGCTAGGGACAATGGCCGTCCTAGGGATGTTCACACTGGCGAAGCCACTAGATCGTGGTTCGTGAAGTTGATGGTGCTGAACGAATGGCTCGAAGATGCTGTAAGTTATTTCTTAACagaattaatttattgtgttttttattgTTTGTGCGACTTATATGCGACTTACATGCGATTTATATGCGATTTATACTTATTGTATATGTAATCTGGTTTATGCGACTTTATGCGATTTAAGTGCGATGTGCTTGCGATTATAAACTGATTTATGTTGGTTCGCGATTActgtgcgatttttgtgcgatttttgtgcgattatttgaaacaatttTGGTAATTTACTGTGCGATTTCCTGCGATTCGTTGTGCGACTTTTATGCGACTTCTTTCTAACTGTTTTCATTTGGAACACAGCAAATTGATGCCATGGCGCACTTATTGAGAAGAAGACGGACCCTGTACCCAGAAGTCTACACCCGAAAAGGTGTAGTTTTGGACACATCTGCTCCACAGTTCTTTTCCATGTTTTGGAATATGTGTGAGGGTGACAGGGGCAAGATCAAATGGGATGAGAGCGTCATGAGTTACGTGCAGGGGATACCGCACAGATACTTGCCATGTTGGGAGAAGCAGGAGTACATATACTTTGTGTTGCACCTTCCCAAAGAGCGGCACTGGGTGGCAGTAGAGGTGGATATCGAGAACTGGGAGATCATTGTATATGATTCTGATATCGGTGCCACCGTTGAGGCAGCCATGGAGTCATATTTGAAGCCTTACAGTGAGCTCTTTGCAAATCTAATTCGAGATAGCGGTTATTTCCAATACAATAATTATGTACATCCGGTGGAGTTGGGCGATCTCAgtcagctcctacccctccatTATAGACGAGCTACCTCGGAGGTTGTACCACAAACGAACAGCAGGTgaatctctttttcttttgtatattttgagtaatttatttaattttgcacTCCATTATGAATTACTTAACTTAATTGTTgctaatatttagtttttttttttagtggcaaTTGTGGAATGTATGCCATGGAGCACATTGAGCACTTGATGCTGGATCGGTCGTTGGAGCATGTGCATGATGATAACATGCTCACCTTTAGACATAGGTGGTGTGTGGACCTATTTTACCAGAACTTAACGTGGTAGTTTTTTGTAGGTTTTTGCAATGTTAATCTTGTACACATAAACTCcccttttgtaattgtattataatctcaccaaatttatatataacaagtaAATTTAAAGCTATTTAAATTGTTGCTTATatcaatttatttcttttttaaatttttcataaatcCTGTGAGAAGATGACTTCTTGATAAATTATTTCACTAGGAATCGCATTAAAATCGCACATTCATCGCGCATATAATCGCCAAAATACACAAACTAACAAATCTAGATTAGTTCACATCGCAGAAAAATCGCACCATAATCGCACAATGTCGCCAAAAATACAGAACCAAAGCAAACTCAAAAACAGGATCCTGTCAGTTAacatcgcacaaaaatcgcaccATAATCGCAAAAATATCGCCAGACACTACAGAAACGAGcaaccaaaaaacaagatcCCATCAAGATCCTGTCAGTTAacatcgcacaaaaatcgcacaaTAATCGCAGGATATCgccaaaaaaacaaaacaaactacAAACTAGATCCTGTCAGTTACAAATCGCACAGTAATCGCATAATGTCGCCTAAAATGGGTAcacaaaccaaaaaattattaatctaGGAGAAAAAAGCACAATATCCAACAACCAGCAATACAACACATATTCATTTAAAAATTGGAGAAATGGTTCAAACTCGAGCTTTGCATGTAGCTCTGTTGTGCCCTGAACCGTGACATAGCGAACAATGACGAGGTTCCACTACCACCTGACCACTAGAAGGTCGACGCTTCGTCGGTCTTCTACCTGCATTGCTCTTCCTAGGCCGACCTACTGGTTTTTTCTCCACTGGTACCCCGATTCTTATGTTCTTGATATGTTCCGGTAGTACCCACTCATCCTCCTCGCCAACAATATTAATTGTGGCATCGTAGGTTTTCTTCCACGTTTCTTTAGTGTAATATGGAGAGCAAAGTGTGTACACGCTCACATTCTGACTAACTGCTGCGGCACATGCATGTGGACAAGGGATTTTCAGCATTTGGAAAAGTCCGCAAGTGCATGTTCTCTCCACTAagttcacatcaccacctctctCACCTTGAGGACTCGTACCAACGTTGAACAATTGGGCACCATTACGAAGGACACTCCTGAACATACCATCTTTGTGTTGATCCTTTAAATCATTTTCAAAAGTAGTAGCCAAAGGAGTAGCGCACTTACTAGCCTTTTCGAGACGAGAAGCAAACCAATTTTGAAGTGTGAACCTGATGAAGTCAACCAAAATAGTTACTGGATATTTTCTGAATTCTTCTGTCACCTTGTTGAAGCTTTCGGCAGCGTTGCTTGTCATTATGTTGTACCGATCGCCTGGACAATAAGGACGAGCCCACTTTTCAAACCCTATTTGCTCGACGTATGTAGCAATGGCAGGGTCCATCTGTTTCAGCACCTCAAAATGCCTATCACATTCCGTCTTGTTCCATGCGTAAGCTGCAAGCcatatttgcttgttgcatACATCAGTCTTAAACTTGTGATTGACATTCATAGTAATATGCTTGAAGCATGCACAGTGGCATGCTTCTGGGAAAACAACATCAACAGCatgttcaatgctttgatgcctatccgataTGAACATAAGATTTTCAACCGGACCAATGGCTTCCTTCAACTTTCGCAAGAAATACTTCCAAGAGTCATGATTCTCACTGTCAACAATTGCAAAGGCTACCGGAAACAATTGGTTGTTTGCATCGTACGCAACAGCAACTAACAGTGTTCCTCCatacttcgtcttcaagaatGTTCCGTCGATACTAATCACAGGACGACAATACTTAAATCCCTTCCTACAAGCATCGAGTGACCAgaaacagtacttgaaccgGTTATCCTCGCTGACAATGTCAGTAATAGTGCCTGGATTATTCTGTTCCAGCATGTAGAAGTAACCATATAATTTCGTATAAGATTCGCACGGAGTACCCCTCTTGTACATAACTGCCTTCTCTCTACATCTCCAAGCTTTCTCGTAACTCATCTTGATGCCATATTCATCAAACATATCCCTCTGAATGTCTTTTGCCTTGTAGTTAGATCCATCGGAtgtgtacttgttcttaataatGTGACCAATGACCCACGGTGCTGCTTGCCGGTGATCAGAATGTCTAGAATccaagttacatgtgtgttcgttGTGAAACACAGTAACCTCAAACATGTCACAAAGTGCCTTCTTCTTCCCCCttaatctccatttacaattttCATCCTTACAAGTAACGTAAAACACATCAGTGCCAGACTTACTTACCATccactcaaaattatttttcagtgcATACCTACCAACTACATTCTTCAATTCTTCCTTGTTTTTGTACAACTTGCCAAGATATATCTCCCCTGAAGGCGTACCACTAAGAGATGTTGTATACACATTATTTTCCTCTATGTCTTCCCTTGTCCACACAAGAGGTTTGAATTTAGTAGAAACTTCAAATTCAGATACAGGAGCACTATTAGAAGGACCTGGCCGACTGCTACTAGTTCTTGGTGTTTGGCGATTCTCACTACGGGGGGGTCTTCTTTGTCGCTCTACTTGGTTGCTTGGAGTTAGTTCCATCCTCAGGGGAGGTACATCAGCAGCCACATCATCATCCACACCCAAATCAACCACAGGATCATTGTTGTAAAAGGGAGCATCGAACTCATCTGAATGATGAAACTCGATACCCACTCTCTCATCATCTACATTAGTGCCAACTTGCTCGTCCAAACCAACCCCCAGATCAGTTTCTGGGACAAAGGTCCCAACAACACTTCTAGGGGTTACATTTCGGGGAGTCTGCTCCAAATTCACATTCTTCTTCACCTTAGTCACAAATAGTGGCAACAAGTTGTCCACACTCATTTTTGCCTTCATGCTCAAGAACACTCGTAGTTGACTATCTTTCACTAAAACCTCAGGTGGAAACTTAGTGCCTTTCATGTACATGTAAAGAACTTCTAACTTCAATTCAAACACCAAGGGGTCCACCTCCAACTCCTCATGCAAAACTTCATGCAACTTTTTCAGTGTACTGATCCAATGTCCAATATCAATGTCTTACTTTTTGAGGAATCAAATACCCAGTTGAAACCCTCCAAAGTCCAAACGCCATCATACAGTACAGGCACAAATACAGATGAATCTGTCccaaagaaaaacaaacaaacttACATTTAAAAATACCATACAATATCGCACACACTATCGCACAATATCGCACAACATCGCCTTAAGCTAGCATAAAATAAACCAGTTATGATGTCGCATAATAATCGCACAACAAAGGAAAGAAATCGCATAAAGTCGCACAATATCTGGAAATCAACAAAATCGCATAACGACGCAATATAAATCGCACACAAATCGCCAAACATTAATATCGCATATACAATCGTACAATAATCGTACAAAGTCGCCAAAATTGATCATGTCATCCCTAACCTCAGATTTCTCATGACATCGCACAACACATCGCATTATGTCGCATAAAATCgccaaaaccaaaaaaaacccagaaaaacacagACTGTTAGCCACAAACTCTACCTCCATTTCAAGGACACAAAAGTCACATATTACAACTAACAACGTTCAGATCCAtacaatacaacaaaaaacaacACTATTTACTAAGAAAAATACTTACCCATTGCTTTGTTGAGTGTGGTGGACTTTGAGGGTGAAAATCTTCAAGGTGGCAGTCGGCCAAGACGTGGAGGTGGCAGGCGGCGGCAGTCGGCGGCAACGGAGAGAGCAATGAGAAAGAGAGACAaagtgaaagagagagagtgcgagaagagagagagtgagagaagaaagagagagagatcaaacgagagggaaagagagagaaatgagGGGCTGATTTTTTTGGGTTTGAGGAGAGGGCATTTTGGGGTTACCATTAAAAGATTGGCATAGTTACCAAATTCTTAGGATGATGGTATAATTTAACACCATTACACATTTTTAAGCATAAAATGTCAAATTTCCcatgtaaaatcactacaacataagcattacaagtttcatttttatacacgaataatataattatattattctccaaaacatatacactctttaggagtcactattatatttaccaaactttatatttcttcaggaatcactatcatcaattcaatgatgtgtataatttaaaagatacatgacaacttaatcatgttattgtaatggtcaaatagatataaccataatatatcattcatttttccttatatctttctaacaagtcgtctaatttattaatagactattcatcagtctaattatcatgacttgatatattatatatttaaatgtacaaccagtacatataataagttatttcttatcattttcataactagataaaatttatacatctaggtacatacaaagatattttactactccaagtagcaattatatgtaagacttcttcaggaagcttttcaaataatcattttgtgatactttatcactttgattatattggatcactaacaaatattagcaaATTATATATTCATTTCTGGGAATGtgcaaactgaattaaatagtaactgtatatatacatatcttgtaccagcaatagtttgaaactattaatttgaagaaataataaaatatgtaaatattaatttgcttctagcatcaccaatatatgtgaaatctatattctttgaaatagaatttcacgTCTATTTATTCTCTTCaaggaatgatatttaaatactctaaatatacaataaatttgtacaattcacattctattcaataatcaaatatacttttatcttgattataagtgtgtccgtactacagctATGctactactattattcaatttcACACATGttatatagattttatgcacttatattgtgtgtggtatctcatcttttggttgttttcattttcttctagaaatatttgagtagtaaataatgacatcgattatttaaaattattgcaTTCACTTCAGgaaatgacgttgaacaagtagaacattattataaatttcttaaaaatttattacttgttcattcataacaatataagaaattattcagcaatttctttcacgatatttcaaagaatatataaatacaatttttgcataattTTCAAGATGTATggaaaatttgatctttaatatatgtcacatgcaataatttccaatattgcaagtaataacaatgtataataacatgactaataagaacaatctttaaaagtagttgaattcaattcgtatcattttCTGCAGGGAATAATGAataataaatacatgtctcctgtatataaataacattagtcatgttcattgttattcttatactttgatgtttcaatgcaattttcttaatattctcttttttttttttggtatttaaaaccctctataaaattgcatcaataataattatttttaatgattctttagttgtattcacataaatacaacatatttttttttacaaatataaaacatttacgtCAGGAAatatttgtcaaaatctatatcgatattagattacttctcattgtcctcaaagaatacaagaacatatatataaatatgtattcatctctttcattatatataagtaaactatataatgaatattacgtttgcataatcttcaggatatatggaagattttattgaggacgtaTAATTTTCAagatatatacaatattttatcgatgatacataatcttcaaaatgtatgtataatttatatagattttctctactATATCATAGACAactatattgtaaatattataaatgataagaacataatatatatatatatgaaatcaataataaatatacaaaaatatatatatacatagataatatatagatatatagataaaaagaaaaagaaaaaaagattcttgaaattgtttcagtcagataagtatatgtataaatacatatttaatgTATCGTGATCTTAAAACAATTTAAGaacttaacaaaatacttacattaaGATTTGAACAGAAACTCGTGCTGAGaaagtgttataaaataatataaaatatgtatgaagaaaagtagaagaaagaaagagaaaatgaataaaaatttctcagaaaaaaaaaaaggaaactaacaggaaaaaaaaaaagaatgttgattagtaataaataaaagacttGGAGAGCAaaattttttattgaattactattatttccttttttttcttgGCTCTTTCCTGAATTAATATTTGTCTCTCATTACTTCTCAGTGTTAAGACAAAAACCCTCAAAGGCTCTCTCCCTAGTCTTCTAAATATAAGCGCTGCGCTCCCAAGTCATTCCTCATCGCCATCGCCATGGCTACCTTGAATCAGGTTGTCTCCACTCTTTTCTTAGCCACAATAGTCGTGAACCTCCCAATTGCAACTTTCTCCGACGAACCATGCCAGTACCCATGCTATCCGCCGCCAATCGGCACCGTCACGCCAGCCACACCCTCCACGCAGCTACCGCCTCCGTCTGCCCAAACCGGCTCATACCCACCTCCGGTAATAGGCAGTGGGGTCTTCCCTACACCCTACCCGTACAACCCTCCGCCTAATTATGGTGGTAGTGACGGCGGTTCTTTCGGTGCTCAGCCACCGCCGGATCCTATACTTCCTTACTTCCCTTTCTACTACAAGCAACCTCTTCACCAGTCACCGGACGGTGACTTATCTTCGGCGCCCGTAGCTATTGGAAAATCCACTTATAATCTCATCATGATTACTATCTTGTTCTTCTTACATTATGTTTTTGCTTAACTTATCTAGCTAACTAGAtttggtttttatttttaatgtttgTTTAAGAGTTATTAATTAAGTGAATATAAAATGTTCAATTATGGTTTTATGTTGCATAATTGAGTTTAAATTTTGCCTGGTTCAATTTCATTTTCTTTCTACTTAATGTTGTCatgttttatcaaaaaaaattaaaaaattaccaTGTGTTTAAAAATATTGGAAGAAGGGTGGTCTAAAAAGATGAGTTATTGCTAGGTAATATTGTAATTTGTGTTTTTATGGCACACTATTGGTTACACATCACAAGTTATGGATAAGCATACACTTGGGGTAGATTGAAACTTGATGATTCCGAGATATTCATTCTTCTACCGTCTCCCCTAAATTTTGGCCTACATTATATCATTATCTTTTGGATATAATTGAAAGAGAAGAGTACTAGCTAGAATGAAAACCAATTGTTGATTTTGCATATGGACTCTaataatgttaattaattacttttaattccTGGATATggtctttatatatatatatatatatatatatatatatatatatatttgttaatgTTAGTTTGATAGTATTCATCCAAGTGCCATTATAATTCTACTTACGCGTGATTGATTATGATAGAGAGGGAAACACTCTCTTGCTTCTCAATATACAGTAGGCATGCCTATTATCTCAAATAGTCAAATGTTTACAAAACTAAGGTATGTAAACATTTAGTTTACCCATGAATACCcggataaaattagaaaaaaataagtttttatgtttaattttttttacctaattagaaaaatatctcaCTTTTACATTATATAAACTAAGATAAACTGAGATTGTtccattgattaaaaaaaaatgttttagcaaaaaaaataaataaataagtaaaagtTGAgttttacttaaatatttttatatatatatttttaatataatataaaaaaaatattttttcatattttttttattaagtagttaaactaagcaaaaaaaatttaaatttatgttttattattcgttattatattaaaatttgatgatttaatatttttaaaattaacatttatagTTAAATCTGTTTAGTAATGATTTGGGTAATAGCTATTAAAATGGTccgtatatatacatatatatggatAATTAACTATACatcaattttgtaaaataattatatttttatgtttaaagtatttttttttatatatttttataatattttataaaaaatacaataaaacaataaaaaaaatgggaTTTTTTTAGGAATATACTATATTAGGtaagtttttacaaaaataacgtTAATAATGTATCACACACAAAATGACGTGACACGTCATCATCTCCTCCACGATTACCTACAAACATAAACACAACTGTTAAtcctaaaaatagaaaattaccaaaaaaacggcaattatatatacaaaaacttaacataacaaaaacaacgttatttttgaaaataattgccAAAATAAGGTGGCCCATGAAAATTTCCCtaaataaatcacataaaattaataaaaaagcatcaaaacaacaataaagtaacataaaaaaaaatatacaataaccaaaaattaacaataaaataacaagaATCTAAAAAACCAAAagattgtattttatataaataaaatttcaaaaacaataaaatattaaaatctaaaacagatagtatttttgtaatttttttttattgtttttgtattttttttagaattatccCACATAGAGCAATAGAAGAGGCCCAATATGAGTAGTGGGTCGAAAGATATTGGGCTGTAAAATGGTAAATCCAAATAGACTATGGTATTTCTTCTGCAAATTAAAGGCGGAAAACATATAAACAGAAATTTGGGGATTTCGGACAATAACGAGATGACAGCTATTAATCATTAATGCGCGCCAATTGTAGGACCCAAATGCATCTTTCTGCTTCAAACGGCGTTATGTTATTGGTCAAATtccaaataaatatgtatacatCAAACTTGTTCGAGTACCTCCTATATATAGTTCTTtcattagtatatatattaattaatttacactTAATATATCATATGTTAATTGTTTgcttttaaaaagaaaagaagaaactatggat from Cannabis sativa cultivar Pink pepper isolate KNU-18-1 chromosome 4, ASM2916894v1, whole genome shotgun sequence carries:
- the LOC133036719 gene encoding uncharacterized protein LOC133036719, translated to MKNLIMDQIATVISLLQKQPSEPTQPSGPAQQSDPTPSDTAEPLQTVHPSPPTYDDDDDVYPEDWQPDACDVPSTPANAIVISLGDTESQDVEELQGPPDGVEFCRLRRKRKPVFLNDYTAGKKKQRHGPVVVDTLKPADARLLKFFQKWITYARDNGRPRDVHTGEATRSWFVKLMVLNEWLEDAQIDAMAHLLRRRRTLYPEVYTRKGVVLDTSAPQFFSMFWNMCEGDRGKIKWDESVMSYVQGIPHRYLPCWEKQEYIYFVLHLPKERHWVAVEVDIENWEIIVYDSDIGATVEAAMESYLKPYSELFANLIRDSGYFQYNNYVHPVELGDLSQLLPLHYRRATSEVVPQTNSSGNCGMYAMEHIEHLMLDRSLEHVHDDNMLTFRHRWCVDLFYQNLTW
- the LOC133036874 gene encoding uncharacterized protein LOC133036874; translation: MDSSVFVPVLTLKKLHEVLHEELEVDPLVFELKLEVLYMYMKGTKFPPEVLVKDSQLRVFLSMKAKMSVDNLLPLFVTKVKKNVNLEQTPRNVTPRSVVGTFVPETDLGVGLDEQVGTNVDDERVGIEFHHSDEFDAPFYNNDPVVDLGVDDDVAADVPPLRMELTPSNQVERQRRPPRSENRQTPRTSSSRPGPSNSAPVSEFEVSTKFKPLVWTREDIEENNVYTTSLSGTPSGEIYLGKLYKNKEELKNVVGRYALKNNFEWMVSKSGTDVFYVTCKDENCKWRLRGKKKALCDMFEVTVFHNEHTCNLDSRHSDHRQAAPWVIGHIIKNKYTSDGSNYKAKDIQRDMFDEYGIKMSYEKAWRCREKAVMYKRGTPCESYTKLYGYFYMLEQNNPGTITDIVSEDNRFKYCFWSLDACRKGFKYCRPVISIDGTFLKTKYGGTLLVAVAYDANNQLFPVAFAIVDSENHDSWKYFLRKLKEAIGPVENLMFISDRHQSIEHAVDVVFPEACHCACFKHITMNVNHKFKTDVCNKQIWLAAYAWNKTECDRHFEVLKQMDPAIATYVEQIGFEKWARPYCPGDRYNIMTSNAAESFNKVTEEFRKYPVTILVDFIRFTLQNWFASRLEKASKCATPLATTFENDLKDQHKDGMFRSVLRNGAQLFNVGTSPQGERGGDVNLVERTCTCGLFQMLKIPCPHACAAAVSQNVSVYTLCSPYYTKETWKKTYDATINIVGEEDEWVLPEHIKNIRIGVPVEKKPVGRPRKSNAGRRPTKRRPSSGQVVVEPRHCSLCHGSGHNRATCKARV
- the LOC115712038 gene encoding leucine-rich repeat extensin-like protein 1, coding for MATLNQVVSTLFLATIVVNLPIATFSDEPCQYPCYPPPIGTVTPATPSTQLPPPSAQTGSYPPPVIGSGVFPTPYPYNPPPNYGGSDGGSFGAQPPPDPILPYFPFYYKQPLHQSPDGDLSSAPVAIGKSTYNLIMITILFFLHYVFA